The proteins below come from a single Corylus avellana chromosome ca3, CavTom2PMs-1.0 genomic window:
- the LOC132175167 gene encoding probable inactive leucine-rich repeat receptor-like protein kinase At3g03770 isoform X1: MCSLLNERMLEGGRAREREIAVSKERTTCGSTKCINPAFGSVQLALHYRVFFKIRETPKFQYKLPQLCLIFASIDEERECFMGWSCLFLPFCFTWSFFVLGTYQLQPSQTQVLLQLRKHLEYPKQLEIWNDHTKDFCSLSSFVQVNITCQDNFVTELRIMGDEAAKVGDFHGFSIPNQTLSESFSMDSFVATLARLTSLRVLSLVSLGIWGQLPDKIHRLSSLEYLDMSSNFLFGSIPPKISTMVKLQTLKLDDNFFNTTIPNWFDSLSNLTILSLRNNQFKSSNDMSGELLHLTSLNSLRFLDLSANKLHSMLPEMPEGVIMVFLSNNSFLGEIPKQYGRLSQLQHLDMSSNMLRGKPPTALFSLPNITYLSIASNMVGGSLPDHLSCGRKLEFVDISNNRLMGGLPSCLSTKTEKRVVKFDGNCLAIDIRHQHAEPYCEPVRMKKQSRGKNLAILVGVIVGIFVVMALLAFGFLFLCRRYCPRGISEQHLLQKAEQNTSAAGFSSEFLANSRFVSEAAKLGMQGLPVCRSFTLQEIKQATNNFDNSAFMGEGSCGKLYKGRLEDGTPVAIRCLPLSKKYSIRNLKLRLDLLAKLRHPHLVVLLGHCVDVGGRDDCIGNKVFLISEYVPRGSFPTYLGENSCRKVFNWSERLAVLIGVAKAVHFLHTGVIPGFFSNRLKTNNILLNEHWMAKLGDYGLSIISEETDKCRAKGEGLKSWQMTKLEDDVYSFGFILLEALVGPSIHARREAFLLNEMTSFNSPDGQKRIIDPIVQASCSQESLSVVISIMSKCISLESCSRPSIEDVLWNLQYAAQIQSTTGDGDHRL, encoded by the exons ATGTGTTCACTGCTCAATGAGA GAATGCTAGAGGGAGggagagctagagagagagagatcgcaGTCTCCAAAGAAAGAACAACATGTGGAAGCACTAAATGCATTAATCCAG CTTTTGGATCTGTGCAGCTTGCATTACATTACCgggttttcttcaaaatcagaGAAACCCCAAAATTTCAATATAAACTACCACAACTCTGCTTGATCTTTGCAAG CATTGacgaagagagagagtgtttcATGGGGTGGAGTTGCTTGTTTTTACCTTTCTGTTTTACATGGagtttttttgttcttggtaCTTATCAATTACAACCCTCTCAAACCCAAGTGCTTCTTCAGCTCAGAAAGCACTTAGAGTACCCCAAGCAGTTGGAGATTTGGAATGATCATACTAAAGATTTTTGCTCTTTATCTTCATTTGTACAAGTAAACATCACATGCCAAGACAATTTTGTCACTGAGCTCAGAATTATGGGTGATGAGGCTGCCAAAGTTGGTGACTTTCATGGGTTTTCAATTCCCAATCAAACTCTATCAGAGAGCTTTTCTATGGATTCTTTTGTGGCCACCCTGGCGAGGCTAACCAGCTTGAGAGTTCTTAGTTTGGTATCTTTGGGCATTTGGGGTCAACTTCCAGACAAAATTCATCGATTGTCTTCACTTGAATATCTTGATATgagttcaaattttctttttggatcaATTCCTCCAAAGATTTCTACAATGGTGAAGCTTCAAACTCTTAAACTGGATGACAATTTCTTCAATACTACAATCCCCAATTGGTTTGATTCATTATCTAATCTGACAATTCTAAGCTTGAGGAACAATCAGTTCAAATCTAGCAATGACATGTCTGGAGAATTACTACATCTTACCAGCTTAAATAGCTTACGTTTTCTGGATTTGAGTGCAAACAAATTACACTCTATGCTGCCTGAAATGCCCGAAGGAGTGATCATGGTTTTCCTCAGCAATAACTCCTTCTTGGGTGAGATTCCAAAGCAATATGGCAGATTAAGTCAGCTTCAACACCTTGACATGTCATCCAATATGCTTAGAGGGAAACCTCCTACTGCACTTTTCTCTTTGCCCAATATCACTTACTTGAGTATTGCATCAAATATGGTTGGTGGGTCACTTCCAGACCATCTAAGCTGTGGCAGAAAACTTGAGTTTGTTGATATATCCAATAACAGGTTAATGGGTGGATTGCCTTCTTGTTTGAGCACTAAGACAGAAAAGAGAGTTGTCAAGTTTGATGGGAATTGCTTAGCCATCGATATAAGGCATCAGCATGCAGAACCATATTGTGAGCCAGTCAGAATGAAGAAACAATCCAGAGGCAAAAACTTAGCAATTTTAGTTGGTGTAATTGTTGGAATCTTCGTAGTTATGGCACTTTTGGCTTTTGGCTTTCTATTTTTGTGTAGAAGATATTGCCCTCGAGGGATATCAGAGCAGCATTTATTGCAGAAAGCAGAGCAAAATACCTCAGCAGCTGGGTTCTCCTCTGAGTTTCTAGCAAACTCAA GATTTGTTTCTGAAGCTGCAAAGTTGGGCATGCAAGGTCTTCCAGTTTGTCGGTCTTTTACTTTACAAGAGATAAAACAAGCTACAAACAACTTTGATAACTCTGCCTTCATGGGAGAAGGATCATGTGGAAAG CTTTACAAAGGAAGATTAGAGGATGGCACCCCAGTTGCTATTAGATGTCTGCCTTTGTCCAAGAAATATTCGATCCGAAATCTTAAACTCCGGTTGGATTTGCTTGCAAAGCTTCGTCACCCACATTTGGTTGTCCTTTTGGGGCACTGCGTTGATGTTGGTGGAAGAGATGATTGCATTGGGAACAAAGTCTTTCTTATATCTGAATATGTGCCTAGAGGGAGTTTCCCTACTTATCTTGGAG AGAATAGCTGCAGAAAGGTTTTCAATTGGTCAGAGAGATTGGCAGTCCTAATTGGTGTAGCCAAGGCTGTGCACTTCCTACATACTGGAGTTATTCCAGGTTTCTTCAGCAACCGACTGAAGACAAATAATATCCTGCTCAATGAGCATTGGATGGCAAAGTTAGGTGACTATGGGCTGTCTATTATCTCAGAAGAAACTGACAAATGTAGG GCAAAAGGAGAAGGCCTTAAATCATG GCAAATGACAAAATTAGAGGatgatgtttatagctttggattCATATTACTTGAGGCACTTGTTGGTCCTTCGATACATGCTAGAAGAGAGGCATTCTTGCTAAATGAAATG ACATCATTCAACTCCCCAGATGGGCAGAAAAGGATAATTGACCCAATTGTGCAAGCCAGCTGCTCGCAAGAATCCTTATCAGTTGTGATTTCCATAATGAGCAAATGCATTTCTCTTGAGTCATGTAGTCGTCCCTCTATTGAGGATGTGCTTTGGAACTTACAGTATGCAGCTCAAATTCAGTCAACAACAGGTGATGGTGATCATAGGCTTTGA
- the LOC132175167 gene encoding probable inactive leucine-rich repeat receptor-like protein kinase At3g03770 isoform X2, whose protein sequence is MGWSCLFLPFCFTWSFFVLGTYQLQPSQTQVLLQLRKHLEYPKQLEIWNDHTKDFCSLSSFVQVNITCQDNFVTELRIMGDEAAKVGDFHGFSIPNQTLSESFSMDSFVATLARLTSLRVLSLVSLGIWGQLPDKIHRLSSLEYLDMSSNFLFGSIPPKISTMVKLQTLKLDDNFFNTTIPNWFDSLSNLTILSLRNNQFKSSNDMSGELLHLTSLNSLRFLDLSANKLHSMLPEMPEGVIMVFLSNNSFLGEIPKQYGRLSQLQHLDMSSNMLRGKPPTALFSLPNITYLSIASNMVGGSLPDHLSCGRKLEFVDISNNRLMGGLPSCLSTKTEKRVVKFDGNCLAIDIRHQHAEPYCEPVRMKKQSRGKNLAILVGVIVGIFVVMALLAFGFLFLCRRYCPRGISEQHLLQKAEQNTSAAGFSSEFLANSRFVSEAAKLGMQGLPVCRSFTLQEIKQATNNFDNSAFMGEGSCGKLYKGRLEDGTPVAIRCLPLSKKYSIRNLKLRLDLLAKLRHPHLVVLLGHCVDVGGRDDCIGNKVFLISEYVPRGSFPTYLGENSCRKVFNWSERLAVLIGVAKAVHFLHTGVIPGFFSNRLKTNNILLNEHWMAKLGDYGLSIISEETDKCRAKGEGLKSWQMTKLEDDVYSFGFILLEALVGPSIHARREAFLLNEMTSFNSPDGQKRIIDPIVQASCSQESLSVVISIMSKCISLESCSRPSIEDVLWNLQYAAQIQSTTGDGDHRL, encoded by the exons ATGGGGTGGAGTTGCTTGTTTTTACCTTTCTGTTTTACATGGagtttttttgttcttggtaCTTATCAATTACAACCCTCTCAAACCCAAGTGCTTCTTCAGCTCAGAAAGCACTTAGAGTACCCCAAGCAGTTGGAGATTTGGAATGATCATACTAAAGATTTTTGCTCTTTATCTTCATTTGTACAAGTAAACATCACATGCCAAGACAATTTTGTCACTGAGCTCAGAATTATGGGTGATGAGGCTGCCAAAGTTGGTGACTTTCATGGGTTTTCAATTCCCAATCAAACTCTATCAGAGAGCTTTTCTATGGATTCTTTTGTGGCCACCCTGGCGAGGCTAACCAGCTTGAGAGTTCTTAGTTTGGTATCTTTGGGCATTTGGGGTCAACTTCCAGACAAAATTCATCGATTGTCTTCACTTGAATATCTTGATATgagttcaaattttctttttggatcaATTCCTCCAAAGATTTCTACAATGGTGAAGCTTCAAACTCTTAAACTGGATGACAATTTCTTCAATACTACAATCCCCAATTGGTTTGATTCATTATCTAATCTGACAATTCTAAGCTTGAGGAACAATCAGTTCAAATCTAGCAATGACATGTCTGGAGAATTACTACATCTTACCAGCTTAAATAGCTTACGTTTTCTGGATTTGAGTGCAAACAAATTACACTCTATGCTGCCTGAAATGCCCGAAGGAGTGATCATGGTTTTCCTCAGCAATAACTCCTTCTTGGGTGAGATTCCAAAGCAATATGGCAGATTAAGTCAGCTTCAACACCTTGACATGTCATCCAATATGCTTAGAGGGAAACCTCCTACTGCACTTTTCTCTTTGCCCAATATCACTTACTTGAGTATTGCATCAAATATGGTTGGTGGGTCACTTCCAGACCATCTAAGCTGTGGCAGAAAACTTGAGTTTGTTGATATATCCAATAACAGGTTAATGGGTGGATTGCCTTCTTGTTTGAGCACTAAGACAGAAAAGAGAGTTGTCAAGTTTGATGGGAATTGCTTAGCCATCGATATAAGGCATCAGCATGCAGAACCATATTGTGAGCCAGTCAGAATGAAGAAACAATCCAGAGGCAAAAACTTAGCAATTTTAGTTGGTGTAATTGTTGGAATCTTCGTAGTTATGGCACTTTTGGCTTTTGGCTTTCTATTTTTGTGTAGAAGATATTGCCCTCGAGGGATATCAGAGCAGCATTTATTGCAGAAAGCAGAGCAAAATACCTCAGCAGCTGGGTTCTCCTCTGAGTTTCTAGCAAACTCAA GATTTGTTTCTGAAGCTGCAAAGTTGGGCATGCAAGGTCTTCCAGTTTGTCGGTCTTTTACTTTACAAGAGATAAAACAAGCTACAAACAACTTTGATAACTCTGCCTTCATGGGAGAAGGATCATGTGGAAAG CTTTACAAAGGAAGATTAGAGGATGGCACCCCAGTTGCTATTAGATGTCTGCCTTTGTCCAAGAAATATTCGATCCGAAATCTTAAACTCCGGTTGGATTTGCTTGCAAAGCTTCGTCACCCACATTTGGTTGTCCTTTTGGGGCACTGCGTTGATGTTGGTGGAAGAGATGATTGCATTGGGAACAAAGTCTTTCTTATATCTGAATATGTGCCTAGAGGGAGTTTCCCTACTTATCTTGGAG AGAATAGCTGCAGAAAGGTTTTCAATTGGTCAGAGAGATTGGCAGTCCTAATTGGTGTAGCCAAGGCTGTGCACTTCCTACATACTGGAGTTATTCCAGGTTTCTTCAGCAACCGACTGAAGACAAATAATATCCTGCTCAATGAGCATTGGATGGCAAAGTTAGGTGACTATGGGCTGTCTATTATCTCAGAAGAAACTGACAAATGTAGG GCAAAAGGAGAAGGCCTTAAATCATG GCAAATGACAAAATTAGAGGatgatgtttatagctttggattCATATTACTTGAGGCACTTGTTGGTCCTTCGATACATGCTAGAAGAGAGGCATTCTTGCTAAATGAAATG ACATCATTCAACTCCCCAGATGGGCAGAAAAGGATAATTGACCCAATTGTGCAAGCCAGCTGCTCGCAAGAATCCTTATCAGTTGTGATTTCCATAATGAGCAAATGCATTTCTCTTGAGTCATGTAGTCGTCCCTCTATTGAGGATGTGCTTTGGAACTTACAGTATGCAGCTCAAATTCAGTCAACAACAGGTGATGGTGATCATAGGCTTTGA
- the LOC132175167 gene encoding probable inactive leucine-rich repeat receptor-like protein kinase At3g03770 isoform X3, whose amino-acid sequence MCSLLNERMLEGGRAREREIAVSKERTTCGSTKCINPAFGSVQLALHYRVFFKIRETPKFQYKLPQLCLIFASIDEERECFMGWSCLFLPFCFTWSFFVLGTYQLQPSQTQVLLQLRKHLEYPKQLEIWNDHTKDFCSLSSFVQVNITCQDNFVTELRIMGDEAAKVGDFHGFSIPNQTLSESFSMDSFVATLARLTSLRVLSLVSLGIWGQLPDKIHRLSSLEYLDMSSNFLFGSIPPKISTMVKLQTLKLDDNFFNTTIPNWFDSLSNLTILSLRNNQFKSSNDMSGELLHLTSLNSLRFLDLSANKLHSMLPEMPEGVIMVFLSNNSFLGEIPKQYGRLSQLQHLDMSSNMLRGKPPTALFSLPNITYLSIASNMVGGSLPDHLSCGRKLEFVDISNNRLMGGLPSCLSTKTEKRVVKFDGNCLAIDIRHQHAEPYCEPVRMKKQSRGKNLAILVGVIVGIFVVMALLAFGFLFLCRRYCPRGISEQHLLQKAEQNTSAAGFSSEFLANSRFVSEAAKLGMQGLPVCRSFTLQEIKQATNNFDNSAFMGEGSCGKLYKGRLEDGTPVAIRCLPLSKKYSIRNLKLRLDLLAKLRHPHLVVLLGHCVDVGGRDDCIGNKVFLISEYVPRGSFPTYLGENSCRKVFNWSERLAVLIGVAKAVHFLHTGVIPGFFSNRLKTNNILLNEHWMAKLGDYGLSIISEETDKCKRRRP is encoded by the exons ATGTGTTCACTGCTCAATGAGA GAATGCTAGAGGGAGggagagctagagagagagagatcgcaGTCTCCAAAGAAAGAACAACATGTGGAAGCACTAAATGCATTAATCCAG CTTTTGGATCTGTGCAGCTTGCATTACATTACCgggttttcttcaaaatcagaGAAACCCCAAAATTTCAATATAAACTACCACAACTCTGCTTGATCTTTGCAAG CATTGacgaagagagagagtgtttcATGGGGTGGAGTTGCTTGTTTTTACCTTTCTGTTTTACATGGagtttttttgttcttggtaCTTATCAATTACAACCCTCTCAAACCCAAGTGCTTCTTCAGCTCAGAAAGCACTTAGAGTACCCCAAGCAGTTGGAGATTTGGAATGATCATACTAAAGATTTTTGCTCTTTATCTTCATTTGTACAAGTAAACATCACATGCCAAGACAATTTTGTCACTGAGCTCAGAATTATGGGTGATGAGGCTGCCAAAGTTGGTGACTTTCATGGGTTTTCAATTCCCAATCAAACTCTATCAGAGAGCTTTTCTATGGATTCTTTTGTGGCCACCCTGGCGAGGCTAACCAGCTTGAGAGTTCTTAGTTTGGTATCTTTGGGCATTTGGGGTCAACTTCCAGACAAAATTCATCGATTGTCTTCACTTGAATATCTTGATATgagttcaaattttctttttggatcaATTCCTCCAAAGATTTCTACAATGGTGAAGCTTCAAACTCTTAAACTGGATGACAATTTCTTCAATACTACAATCCCCAATTGGTTTGATTCATTATCTAATCTGACAATTCTAAGCTTGAGGAACAATCAGTTCAAATCTAGCAATGACATGTCTGGAGAATTACTACATCTTACCAGCTTAAATAGCTTACGTTTTCTGGATTTGAGTGCAAACAAATTACACTCTATGCTGCCTGAAATGCCCGAAGGAGTGATCATGGTTTTCCTCAGCAATAACTCCTTCTTGGGTGAGATTCCAAAGCAATATGGCAGATTAAGTCAGCTTCAACACCTTGACATGTCATCCAATATGCTTAGAGGGAAACCTCCTACTGCACTTTTCTCTTTGCCCAATATCACTTACTTGAGTATTGCATCAAATATGGTTGGTGGGTCACTTCCAGACCATCTAAGCTGTGGCAGAAAACTTGAGTTTGTTGATATATCCAATAACAGGTTAATGGGTGGATTGCCTTCTTGTTTGAGCACTAAGACAGAAAAGAGAGTTGTCAAGTTTGATGGGAATTGCTTAGCCATCGATATAAGGCATCAGCATGCAGAACCATATTGTGAGCCAGTCAGAATGAAGAAACAATCCAGAGGCAAAAACTTAGCAATTTTAGTTGGTGTAATTGTTGGAATCTTCGTAGTTATGGCACTTTTGGCTTTTGGCTTTCTATTTTTGTGTAGAAGATATTGCCCTCGAGGGATATCAGAGCAGCATTTATTGCAGAAAGCAGAGCAAAATACCTCAGCAGCTGGGTTCTCCTCTGAGTTTCTAGCAAACTCAA GATTTGTTTCTGAAGCTGCAAAGTTGGGCATGCAAGGTCTTCCAGTTTGTCGGTCTTTTACTTTACAAGAGATAAAACAAGCTACAAACAACTTTGATAACTCTGCCTTCATGGGAGAAGGATCATGTGGAAAG CTTTACAAAGGAAGATTAGAGGATGGCACCCCAGTTGCTATTAGATGTCTGCCTTTGTCCAAGAAATATTCGATCCGAAATCTTAAACTCCGGTTGGATTTGCTTGCAAAGCTTCGTCACCCACATTTGGTTGTCCTTTTGGGGCACTGCGTTGATGTTGGTGGAAGAGATGATTGCATTGGGAACAAAGTCTTTCTTATATCTGAATATGTGCCTAGAGGGAGTTTCCCTACTTATCTTGGAG AGAATAGCTGCAGAAAGGTTTTCAATTGGTCAGAGAGATTGGCAGTCCTAATTGGTGTAGCCAAGGCTGTGCACTTCCTACATACTGGAGTTATTCCAGGTTTCTTCAGCAACCGACTGAAGACAAATAATATCCTGCTCAATGAGCATTGGATGGCAAAGTTAGGTGACTATGGGCTGTCTATTATCTCAGAAGAAACTGACAAAT GCAAAAGGAGAAGGCCTTAA